agagttgaagctgttaaagctgcaaagggcgggacaactccatattacattcatgtgcatgtaaaggcagacgtcccaaaacttttggcaatatagtgtgtatatatatatatattcctgtgAAACtgatgctttgtgacaatgttatatatttggggttttttctccccaaaaaatcttttacacacacacacacaaggtgcaGGTACCTGTCGTGCCCTGTGATCTGTATCAATGCCATGTTTCTTGAGGCAGGCAAGACTACGGTCATCTGGCTCACTGCCTATGTTCCAGTCTGATGTGGCACCGGAATCTATAAcccactgcaacacacacacacatacacacacacacacacacaggatggaaCTACTGCTAGGTTCATGCCCACCGTACCTGCCGCGCCACGTGGCGCATGGGCACGCCGTGCTTCTTCATGCAGGCTGCACCACGATAGTCAGGAGGGTTCCCGATCTCGTAGGTGGAGGTGGCCGCACTGTCTAtcctccactacacacacacacaaagcaggaaACAACACAGTAGCACAGACTTCACATCACATTAGTCTGTCCTAACATGACGCATTACCTTCACATCACACGCTGctggaataaataaaatcctttcTTAAAGGGAAGATCTTATAGTTTATTCATTTACGTTCACGCCATCAGGGTCTAAATGTGCAGTAAAGGTGTTATAAATcagttgtgtataaaacatacacttaGAAAAATGTTGTTTGTTACATTTAGGCTCATTCTAAAGTAAAAGTTCCACCCTGAAGAGTTTGGCCTAAATATGTTTGGAAAAACAGGAACCTCCTTGTCCTTCACCATCCATTAAATCATCTTCTACTAAGGGTTTCTAAGCTAAAGTGAGGACATGAGCTTGTGgatctcatcacacacacacgtcattaaCTAACGGCTTATAGAAATCATCAGTGAAGTGTATATATCACGTGTATAACCTTTTCCATCCGTCTTACGTAACAGAAGTGTGCCGTGCCGTGTCTCTCACCTTGTCCACCACTCCACTGTCTGTGGCCATCTTCCTGAAGACGGCCTCGGCGATCGGAGACCTACAGATGTTCCCTAAAAAACAAGATCATTCGGCACCTCCTTTAAAACCTTTGTATATCATTCAAATTATTCTAACACATCACTGGAAATCTATTCAATCGATACCTACATGAAGGTCAGGGCTTGAGAAAGTGGAGCTGGCTTCTAGCATctttaataaattcatttttgcCTAATATAGATCAAcgcaaaataaaatcataacagAAAGATTAGTCTTTCGTTCATCCTCATCTCatcagggttgtggtggatccCAGGTGCAAATACAGCCTTTTAGGTAACTAGTAATAAACTCTTCActagagacaggagtcagagctggaggtagcagagctgaagatgttgaggttctctctGGGAGTGACAcagattaggaacgagtacatcagagggacagctcacgttggacgtttgggggacagagttagggaggccagattaagatggtttggacatgttcagaggagggagagtgagtatattggtaggagaatgttggacatggagctgccaggctggaggcaaagaggaaggctaaagaggaggtatatggatggaataaatgaggatatgaagctagtgggtgtaagtgttgaggatgcagaagatagggataggtggagagagatgattcactgtggagacccctgaagggaagaGAACTCCCATTCCcatttctccacccattccaacctgcctgcactcgcttcttcaCCTCTTTCCCACATTCTCCATTCTCCAGGTTTCCTCCAACTtcacaaaaaaatcataaatgttCTAGTGTGTCCATGGTGGCCAGCGATGGACTTCGCACCTcactccagatccaccacaaccctgatcaggataaaagAGTTACTACTGAGTGATATAAAGATACCAAAAGTTGACATATTTCcacaaaactctacacaaaAGGGAAACCCTCTTCTGTAATGTATTACCTGAAAATGTGACGCACTTCTGTATGTcagctgttgccatggaaacagtaacattttttttcttttcttttctttttagcaCGAGCCCATTAATCGTAGCTTATCGTTCATTATACAGTCGGAATCAAAATAatcttctaaccaatcagattcgagaaattaaattaaataaatcgaGAAATTAAACGACGTCCTGCATCACGGCGCGTTACGTCATTACGTAATTCACTGACAGGTTATAAGTCACTCGATTAGTTATCTTTctagaaaaaattaaaaattaataaaacgtgtaaaaaaaagtgtaggAATATCTACTGAATGAACACTAGCCAAATTAaacgtaaaaataaatacatgcacgtaaaaaaaaaataaaatctgactaGATAAAGGGAGTCTCAGATAAATGAACCCGTTATGACAGGAAGTCATTTAAATGTCATTTAGTGAATTAAACCATCCTCAAAGCCATTGTTCTGCATTCGTTTTAACTCTTATTACTGCCATGATGAATTCAACACGTCTAAATACTACTGAAGTCtcagaatatttattttaaaagctctTACCCAGGCACACGAACAGAACCGACTTCCCTCCGGCGGCGGCCATGTTTGTTTCAGTAGCTGCCCTAATAACTGCCTGAGTAAAAATCAGTGAGTTAgcgtatttattttttttctaacaggCACaaaacaggtacacacacagtccctgaGGTAGTCCACGTGTCCTGTGAAGGGTACTCTATAAAACgtgcaataaaacaaaaagaaagtcATTATTAAGAGGGAAATCATTCCAAAACATTAAGTTGTAATAGTAATACAAGGGTTGGCTTTTATTGAAATGGCTAATGGCCCGTTTCCAGACAAACAAATGAGTCTCGAATGGAGAAAATAAGTTTCTCCAGATGATATTTTATCTTTCCTAATGAAATCTAGTCTAATCACTAACACATTTACAGTCCCTGCAACATGATTAGGCCTTTCCATCACAGAAGCTTGTAATCTACAAATGAACCCAAAacacattattataattattatcattattattgcgTTCTCTGAGCATCGTGTCTGACCTCAAGAGCTCCCAGATCCATCTTGTTTCTTTTGAACCTTGAAACAATCAATCACTGAATCATTTGGGATTACGTTTCGATCTGGATTTTTGTGTTATGACTAGGTCTGTTGTTGAAATCATTAGGCACATTACAATAATACACCCAGCGTTCCTGGCACAAGCTCTCGATCCACCCCAAAACCTAActaggataaagtgcttactgaagatcAATAAATGAATGCTGCATAGATGTGATCCATAATGACCATTCAGCCCtttatatgatcaaatttaaTACAGACAGTCAAgtgaagaagcttttattgtcatttcaccCACATATagtgcagtacatagtgaaaggaaacaacgtttctccaggaccctggtgctacctaaacatcaatccatccattttctatacccatcatgggggtctgctggagcctgtcccagcacacattgggtgtgTATTTTGCAGGAGATCAGCAGCCTGGATTGATTTGGCTACGTCTGAACTGTTAAACCTTTATGCTTAGTTGTTATGAAACCAGCTTATTTCTTCACTACACccataatgtataataattcgtctctctctctctctctctctctctcacacacacacacacacaccacacacacacaccacacatacaccgatcacTTGCTCTACACACATAAGTTCACTTTCCCTTCAtttctgtcaccttctggctctccctttaaGTTACGCTGTCATAGCTAATCTAgccagagtccctgcctgcactttacacataatctacactgtctttaaacatcacatgatcacaagcatacctaatctctctttctttctttctttctttctttctttctttctttctttctttctttctttctttctttctttctttctttctctctttctttctttctttctttcttcttgtccTTTCTTTATGGTTGCGTATGTGAAGTTTCTGTACATGTTCTTTCCTGGGTttcccatctgtgtgtgtgtgtgtgtgtgtgtgtgtgtgtagtgcccTCAATAACTCTAATATTATTGACTGATAGCATTCCAATAACAACacattctgaagtgttttattccttttattccaCAGCAGTGTTCCCCACAGTCTCATTATTTCAGTGAGGTGGGCGTGTGTGATGTCATccctgttttgtgttgtgtgttgaatcaCACGCGTGTCACACTGAAGAGGTTCCTACTGGAGTTTTAGTCAACATGAAAAGTGCATCAGTTAAAGACACTGCAGTCTCTGTCCTGTTCCATTACTCATCCCTCATAATCACAACACCAGGGTCTGTGTGCAGAGTGAAATTTACAAATCACATCAATACTGCtcactcttctttctttctttctttctttctttctttctttctttctttctttctttctttctttctttctttctttctttctttctttctttctgtctgcctgtcttctttctttcattctgtctgtctttctttcgttttctctttctttctgtctgtctttctttctttctttctctctttctttcattctgtctgtctttctttctttctttctttctttctttctttctttctttttctttctttctttcttttttctttctttctttctttctctctttctttctttctttctttctttctttctgtctgtctgtctgtcttctttctttctttctgtctgtcttctttctttctttctttctttctttctttctttttctcatttgcAGAAACACCTAGAAGGCACTTTGTATCACTTACTCACATTAGAAACAGGCAGTTTAAAACTATACCCAGAAAGCGTCTAACACTCAGAGGGAGAAGTGAAGTTATATAGTTTCATGGCCACAGGCAGAAAAGATCTCCTGTGGCACTTTATGGTGCATGGTGGTTGTATTAGTTTGCCACCTGAACATTCTCCTCAGACTGACCAGCATGTTATGGAGTGGGTGGGAGGAGTCATCCAAGATGGAACATACTATGGACAACATCCTCCTTTCAGACACAATCGTCAGAGAGTCCGGTTCCTGCTGTTGGGTCTGTTATTGTCTGCCACTCTCAGCCTGCTTCCAGAGCACTGACCACCACATCCTCAGCATCGTCCGGCAGAAGGTGAAGGACTTAAGCCTCCTCAGAAAATAAAGGTGGCTCTGGCCATTCCTGTATAGTACTTCAAGTTTATCCGTtttgttaccatgacaacagaCGAGACGTGTTCCGTAGGTTTTACGTTCCGTCATGAAATCATGAGTTTGCATTAAACTGAAACCTCTAAGTGACATCTAATAAAAGAAAGACTTTAGTCTACTTCCTGCTCTAACTCACCTAATCCACAGCCGTCTGATCAGATAACTAGCGCTGATGAGAAGCCGTGTGTATCAGATAAGATTTCAGGAGATTGTGGAGTGAGAGTAATAATAGCGTCCCATAATACAGACTCTGAAggacattttaatatttaaattccaGTTGGCTGAGACCGAGACTCAGTGTTGTGCATTACAGAATGTTTTCCTTATCAGATCGAACATTTCACcagaagaaaaggaggagaagtaTCAGGCCTGGTTTAATCAGATCTGGAACACTGTGCGCTCAGATAGTCATCCTTCACCCTGATGTTATCAGCTTTAAAACACAGCTGGAAACTGATTTATTACAGATATTCATCATGGGCTTTATCTTTTTCTTATGCTCTATCTTTTTCTTGTAATATTAATATCTTTCtttataataaaacactttttaaaaaacaaaatgccaagaggaagttttctttttctttcttttttattattaataatgaggtaataagaataataattcttagtaataataattaataaaaaagaaaaagataaagaatgaataataataataatataaaataataataataataatcatcatcatcataaaaaccttagtagtagcagttgtagTAATATACACTTGTATGCAGAAGTTTACACACCACTTATACAAATGCCATGTTTTgttgtcaataaataaataaacaattaacataaacaaaccattttattcattttttttgcttaaatattaatgcacatctactgtatatttgatgaaaaatattaataaataaattagtaatTGTGAAATGCATGTTCAAAAGTTTAGACACCCCCAAACTGTTACTTTACTTTCATTACCCTCTAATTGACTCATTACACCCTAATTGACTCATTAGGACTTTAATAAggcacatttttttattctaatgtaGAGACACCAGGACACATTTCCTCACATGTAGGGACACCTCCAGGGCAATTATTTCTCATTATTAGGGTCTCATTTACTAACATGTTGGAACATCTAGAGGGCACTTTGTATCATTTACTAACATGTAGAACACCTAGAAGGCACTTTCTATCATTTACTCACATGTTGGAACACCtgtatcatttatttacatgttgGAACACCTAGAGGACACTTTGTGTCACTTGCTAACATGTCAGAGCacctagagggcactttgtATCATTTACTTACATGTCAAAACAACTAAAAGGCACTTTGTGTCATTTTCTCACATATTGGAACACCtgtatcatttatttacatgtcaGAATAACTAGAGGGCACTTCGTATCATTTCCTAACATGTCAGAGCacctagagggcactttgtATCATTTCCAAACCATGTTGGAAcacctagagggcactttataTCATTTACAAACATATTGGATTacctagagggcactttgtATCACTTACTAACATGTTGGATTacctagagggcactttgtATCATTTCCAAACATGTTGGAAcacctagagggcactttataTCATTTACAAACATGTTGGATTacctagagggcactttgtATCACTTACTAACATGTTGGATTacctagagggcactttgtATCACTTACTAACATGTTGGAACacctagagggcactttgtATCACTTACTAACATGTTGGATTacctagagggcactttgtATCACTTACTAACATGTTGGATTacctagagggcactttgtATCACTTACTAACATGTTGGATTAACTAGAGGGCACTTTGTATCACTTACTAACATGTTGGATTacctagagggcactttgtATCACTTACTAACATGTTGGATTacctagagggcactttgtATCATTTCCAAACCATGTTGGAAcacctagagggcactttataTCATTTACAAACATATTGGATTacctagagggcactttgtATCACTTACTAACATGTTGGATTacctagagggcactttgtATCATTTCCAAACATGTTGGAACacctagagggcactttgtATCACTTACTAACATGTTGGATTacctagagggcactttgtATCACTTACTAACATGTTGGAACacctagagggcactttgtATCACTTACTAACATGTTGGATTacctagagggcactttgtATCACTTACTAACATGTTGGAACacctagagggcactttgtATCACTTACTAACATGTTGGATTacctagagggcactttgtATCATTTCCAAACCATGTTGGAACATCTAGAGGGCACTTTATATCATTTACAAACATGTTGGATTacctagagggcactttgtATCATTTACTAACATGTTGGATTACCTAGAAGGCACTTTGTATCACTTACTAACATGTTGGATTACCTAAAGGGCACTTTGTATCATTTACTAACATGTTAAAACACCACAGATTGCACATCATCTCATTTCCTCCACTGCATGGCCACTGTAGAGGACACTTCTCCATGTTTGCTTTGACATAGGGGAACCTTATTGGGCACTTGTATGTTGTACTTGTTTTggtctttgtctttttttcattAGGGCAGAtcatcatgttgttttatttaccaTAGGGGcatcctagagggcactttcacttgttttttttattttcaacccTAGAGGTTAAGTCAATTATAAGTTGCTAAGTAAATTTCCCTCTTATGCTCAGATATTCTCCTGCTCTTTGGAGCATCATTTGATGCATGCATGTGGTACCACACAAGCTCCAGCTTGTAGGAACACTTCAGACAAACAGAAATGGAAGATAATTCTCCacaaagatatatattttttaatttatgtgaATTTTTCCCCATTTGGCATTTGGAAGCTTTGAGAGTTTAAGAAATAAGGTGTGAGACCTCGAACAGGCTTGCTAATTTACTCTGTACTGAGTAAAACGCCGAGCGAGACATGGATCAACTCAACCAAAACGCAGCCAAATGTCATACCATGCTGCGTTTGACCTACACGAGCCATACGTCCAGCTCTGCCAGTGCTGTGAGCTTTTACATAATCCAGCACCCACTCCCGTACAGGTCACACGCCTGAGTCATCCTCTCTGATGAATATGATTAGCGCGATCTTTGAATGAACGATGATCAAAGCCTGTGTTTGTGGGAGGGAATCACTTCAGGTGATAAAAGAGACATGTTAGAGGAAGATACTTATCTTCAAATGCTTCTGTGGTACTCAGAGCGAGCGGCAATTATGTTTTGCGTCATGAAAACAAGGCACTTATACAAAGGTTTAACCTCATATTAGAATAAACTCCTGGACCTGCAGCAAGcatggacatgcacacacacacatacacacacacacacacacaaacacacaaacaaacacacacacacacacgtttatctTATTATCCTTATGAGGACCTTCCTTTGGCATAATTATTAATTCAACTAATTAACTCTATGCTACTCCTAAATCTAAGACTATAGTTAACCTTCAGTAATTAAAGTGAAACAGTTTGCTCCAGTTTCCATTGTGGGAACCAGTCACGTGGACAAAAACATCAGATATCCCTATCTTCATGGGGACAtccagatataaacacacacgcgcacagacacacacacaacattcagtACTCAGATACTGCCCTCTGCTGGACCTTTTAATCCAGCTTTCTGAAGAAGAAGACTTACAtgcacattacagcacagtgaaattattttcttcacacCGTCCAGCTTGCTAGGAAGTTGGGGTAAGAGCGGTTAATGGACTTGCTAAAAAGCCCAACAGGGGCAGCtcggcagtgctggggcttgaactgtAAACATTCTGATCATTAACCAAGAGCTTTATCCATTGTGCCTCTACTGCCACCTAGCTATGAGTGTATGACTTTATAGAAAACTTATTTCTTAGAAAACATGTTAAATTATTCTATTTACAtctctgtgctgtaatataaagGTATTTAAAGACAGAATCAGTGACAAAGacaagcacagagagagagagagagagagagagagaacgaggggGAAAGACAGgtagcgagagagacagaggtagagagagacagggagaataagggggagagagagagagacagaggtagagagagacagggagaacgagggggagagagagagagagagagagagacagagggagagagagacagggagaataagggggagatagagagagagacagaggtagagagagacagtgagaatgaggggggagaaagagacagagggagagggagagagacagagggagagggagagggagagagagaggcagaggtagagagagagacagaggtagagagagagacagggagaacaAGAGGAACGGGGGGggtagcagagagagagagagagagagagagagggagagagagagagagagagagggagggagggagggagggagggacagaaagacagagaaacagagagaggacaTATACAGCAGAAACAACCCTTGTGTTAAGAACTGACTAGTTTTTGCCACACTAGAGCAGTTCATCTCGGCTGCATCCTCCCCAACATGatctaatatttacattaatgaaCTGGCCACAACCCTTCAGTAATCATCCTGCCCCTAGTCTGACCCTCAAGGGCAGAGAAATTAATCTAAATGAGGAGAGACTACACAAACACCTCTCACTGTTGGATCATTACAGTCACAATTACAGTCacaatttcaaaagaaaaaacaactttAGGATGAGAACTAATCCTTACCCACACTAACAGCTGGAGTTATTCGGGTGTGAGGGCTGAATCTCTGCATCTGGATCTCTGCATCATTTCAACATGACACTGAAGGAACTGAGGAGACTCGTAGAGTTGACAATAGCATCAGGAAATCTGCATCTAAATTCAACCTTCCTGTTACTCTGGGGCTGAAAATATTTGCTAACATCATTAAACCAATTCAGTTATATAGCAAAGAAATCTGCGGCTCCAAATATCAACTAAATTGTAGTTCATACTTATAATGTTCCACATCTGGACCGTGGGGCAGAACTCTGACAGGTTTAAGCTTCTAGCTGATATCTAGACTAAGTTGTGGTTCCACCTGTCAGACTCACCCCCAGAGAACTACCACTCCTCTGCCTTTATACACAGAGCAGGACACCCTGAGAGACATCTTTTAGGATATTTAGCAGAGAAACACCAGTTAAACTCATCCATCCTGTTCAGACAGGCAGaatgtaaacaaacagaaaaaaacaagaagaaggaggaaaaacaggaaaaatacattcatgactgatggacagacagtgagagacagacagagagacagagatatacagtgagagatagacagtgagagacagacagtgagtgagagagacagaaagattgaGACAGACtgttagagagacagacagaaagaaacagacagattgagacatatagtgagagacagacagattgagaccgacagagacagtgaaagacagacagagagagagagagacactgagagacagacagagagaaacagacagagaaagacagacagtgagagaggaaagagaaagacattctgtgagagacagagacagacaagcacaggcagagagagagagagagagacagagagcgcgACTGGCatggatagagagagtgagggacagagagatAAGAACAGTGTAAATATtgagtaatgagtgtgtaagagaaggcaggaggaggagaaaagagcACGAGGAATGTGTAAAGGTAAGATTGTGTCATaggagtgtaaaaaaaaaaaaacaatcccagGTAAAGGTGTGTGCGTGAACAGCGCGTGCTCAGTGCAGAGCTGTAACGTGTTATAACAGGACCGACTCTCCCAGTACAAAATTCCGGATATCTCTTAGTGTCTGGGAATCCGAGTCGGTTCTAACGCTTTCAGCGAGTTTGTAATGTTCtaactgtgtgttctgagaaAAATCTGAGATCTCTACAATGCTGGGCGCATCGCGGATTCTGGAGAAGGGGCCCGGGTACTTGAGGAAGCAGATGGAGCTCGAGCGCGAGGGCAAAGCGCGCGCGAGCGCAGCCGAGAGACTCGCGGCCACTAAGCCTAATTATGTAAAGAGCCCTCAGGTAACGAGTTCACCTTCCGCCCCGGAGTCAGATACCGGTACAGGTTCCCCATGTGGCCGTGGGTGCACCGACCGGAGTGCACCTGATCCCGGTAGATCTGCATGCGAACAGGAAGATATAAATACCGTGAAGCGAAACAGCTCCAAGAAACGACCGGACTCGATCTTACTCTACAGACAGAAGTGCGACCTGCAGAGAGGAGTACCGGGAGCGAACTACCGGCGCAAACGGACATTACTCAaatcactgagagagagaaacatcgCGGGCGCTCCGGTCTCACCGGCTCAGGGCAATGCAAGTTCATCGGGCTCGGACCAAGCtcatgaggaggaggaggagaagaagaaggaggtgGACAAAGATAAAGACAACAGTAACGAGAACGGCCCGGTGCTGCGGCGCCCCGAGCGCGTGAACTTGGCGAGGAGAGCCATTGAAGGAGGAGGGTCCGAGTCGGAGCGCGCGAGGAAGGGGGTGTCGCGCTCGCACTCCGACATCAGCTCGCGCTACTCCAAAAACTTCGCCGATTTCGACGCGTTTTTTAAATACTGCGGCCTCGAGAGTGACGTCGTGGAGTCCATGGGCCAGGAAAACTTCTCCTCGCGCTCGGATGAGCATGAACTTTCCCACGGTAGGTACTTTGTTTATCACATAGAGTTAAACATTtgtaattaatgaatgaattaattaattaataaataaataaataaataaataaataaataaataaataaataaataaataaataattaatacagGTGTATCCTGCAGGTTGCACCAGATGATTTTTTGTTTAAGTAAAATATAGTACTTTGGCTTAATGGAACTTTCCACAGACAGAATATTGCTCTGAAAATGCCTATGAAATTTTTTTGTTGATCTTTTCACATGAAAGCTCCATTTGCACATTAATCAGACCACTAGGGGGCCTGAGCGAGCAGGCTGTGAGTTCTTTCTTCGTCCCTCAGTTGGCTTTCTTGACATTGAGCTTCAGCCCCATTTTGCTGTTAATAGCAGTCAAAAATTAATCAGTTTTTGGTTAAGAGTTAAGATTATTTGCACGAATACTGTGTCACTGGGACTGATGAAGAGAGCAGACGACAAACTGATGTTTACACATAAAGTTACACATAAATTAATATCAAATTATAgggacagagatggagagaggggcagatagtggagagtggagagacagaaggagacacaaagagagacagagagagagagagacagagacataggaacagagacagatgtgtacagatgtgtgtgtctctaacAGGGCGCTCTAACATTATTTTGTGACGTCTCACAGCAAAGATTCGGAGCGTAAGCATGGCTATGTCGGACGGCGAGATTTCGCACACCAGCGGTGACATTGATGGGCTTCAAGAGGAAGAGGTGAAAGAGACTCGCCCACAAGGTTCGTCCGTCATAGAGCGCAACGCTCGAGTGATCAAATGGCTGTACAGCTGCAGGAACGCAAGTCAGTCTGGGAAAACGCTGCGAGATCTGGATTAATCACCTCTGGATTAAACACCTCTGAACCTGGCATTAACGCAACACCGGCATGAAGAAATCGAGACATGTCAAAGAGTCTCCAGCTCCACCTCAAAAGTGTTCCACTATGACCTCGAATATTTTAAGGTGTTTGTTTACTTGTCTGAGAATTTTCCAAGGTCTTTAGCAACAACAATTCGAATTAGCGAATCAAGATCCTCTTGAGGCGTCTTCATGCAAACAGCGTAAACGATTCAACCCTGTCCAGATGTCACAACCCCACTCTcttgttttcctcaaaaattCC
The DNA window shown above is from Hemibagrus wyckioides isolate EC202008001 linkage group LG15, SWU_Hwy_1.0, whole genome shotgun sequence and carries:
- the fam110c gene encoding protein FAM110C — protein: MLGASRILEKGPGYLRKQMELEREGKARASAAERLAATKPNYVKSPQVTSSPSAPESDTGTGSPCGRGCTDRSAPDPGRSACEQEDINTVKRNSSKKRPDSILLYRQKCDLQRGVPGANYRRKRTLLKSLRERNIAGAPVSPAQGNASSSGSDQAHEEEEEKKKEVDKDKDNSNENGPVLRRPERVNLARRAIEGGGSESERARKGVSRSHSDISSRYSKNFADFDAFFKYCGLESDVVESMGQENFSSRSDEHELSHAKIRSVSMAMSDGEISHTSGDIDGLQEEEVKETRPQGSSVIERNARVIKWLYSCRNASQSGKTLRDLD